In one window of Azotobacter salinestris DNA:
- the pilG gene encoding twitching motility response regulator PilG, with product MEQHSDGLKVMVIDDSKTIRRTAETLLKKVGCEVITAVDGFDALAKIADGHPRIIFVDIMMPRLDGYQTCALIKNNSAFKSTPVIMLSSKDGLFDKAKGRIVGSDQYLTKPFSKEELLGAIRAHVPDFVPVEQAS from the coding sequence ATGGAACAGCATTCCGACGGTTTGAAGGTCATGGTGATCGACGATTCCAAGACGATTCGTCGCACTGCGGAAACCCTGCTGAAAAAGGTGGGATGCGAGGTCATCACCGCCGTGGACGGCTTCGATGCCCTGGCCAAGATCGCCGATGGCCATCCGCGGATCATTTTCGTCGATATCATGATGCCGCGCCTGGACGGCTATCAGACCTGTGCCCTGATCAAGAACAACAGTGCATTCAAGTCCACGCCGGTGATCATGCTGTCCTCCAAGGACGGCCTGTTCGACAAGGCCAAGGGACGCATTGTCGGCTCCGATCAATATCTGACCAAGCCCTTCAGCAAAGAAGAGCTGCTGGGCGCGATCAGGGCCCATGTGCCCGATTTCGTCCCGGTAGAGCAAGCATCCTGA
- a CDS encoding Hpt domain-containing protein, producing MGDRHDYVALEWVKGEIAETLKQARHALEAFVESPQDLSRIRFCLAYIHQVQGTLQMVEFYGAALLAEEMEQLAQAMLDGRTGSRGEALEVLMQAILQLPVYLERIQTARRDLPLVVLPLLNDLRAARGEGLLSEASLFTPDLRGPAPLSETALAALRTPETATLLRKLRQMLQLALVGVIRDQDVRTNLGYLAKVFARLESLCRQAPLGPLWEIAAALVEGLSDGSVSQGSALRDLLRQVEKELKRLVEQGIDGINQPAPEELLRSLLFYVAKAPAGGARLQALKARYRLDEVLPDSGVVDEERARLAGPDRDAMRSVVAALCEELVRVKDSLDLFVRSDRRQLAELEALLPPLKQVGDTLGVLGFGQPRKIVLGQLETIRNLAQGRQEPGDAVLMDVAGALLYVEATLAGMVGTAEERSREEHLLPTTDVAQIHQMVIKEARTGLEQAKDAIIEFIASQWNHEHLQRVPVLLTQVRGGLAMIPLARAAALLDVCNRYIQEQLLVGRVVPDWQSLDTLADAITGIEYYLERLSEDHGSASERLLDVAEESLASLGYPLMAQPSILDRDVVAPTEVEPALAPASVVTQSVEPAGQLEVTGADRSAVDVPDAVPETPAMPEAAPPQAASEAPAAPAGSGEPQPTLAEVLAAPVQPINPPAGEVPASLLPPPADEAPVDEDLLEVFIEEAGEVLETLGEYFPQWCADSTDKEALTEVRRAFHTLKGSGRMVRALIIGELAWSIENLLNRVIDHSIQPAAAVQQAVADVLALMPALVEEFAAKAQCQRDDVDRLAAIAHALALGQEPALSAQAGQAAAQPAADAAAEALDPQLLEIFRNEAVTHLQTLDRFLEACAQELPQGVTDDLQRALHTLKGSAHMAGLLPIAEIAMPLERLVKEFKTNLILIDLAEVELLERAAQLLRRGLEQLDGRPLAPIEGSAAFLDAVRRLHQERLEAAKEGWQDDSGEVRDPRQIGRFLAEDMDTLLDAEALLRHWRARPEQPPALAALLGELDTLGAGARQAELPQIDALCQALLALYDAVQADRLSPGERFFDEAEAAHEALIGMLDQVAAALEVTPQPERVAALQALLEMPAEPQPGDADECQAERSVAAPDEPGAVLVEPASGQVAMVPLEALPGETPELADGMQVDEPSIPLLHELDLAGAEPLERGTAEAAGPESLSLVPLEAWPVETAEPAPAVAASETSVSAFHALGLDDLGLPDVEPGELESARLESEPAAPTFDAILPDEAGPDDDLTALFLEEAVDLLDSAAQTLQRWLRQPEDSLALTALLRDLHTLKGGARMAGVAPIADLAHELESLYEHLLAHAHPDLAGLGELLERSHDRLALLVERLQARLPLGEPQELILALQGWRRQIAAASPEARSLLAEALEPVVLESAGEAPAFAEPFEAAVETARFDMPRIDFFTGEDAPTGATAPPVPSPGVESPPPGFVVSDYDLELVEIFLEEGFDILESAATALQHWLENTTDRAALEALQRDLHTLKGGARMAEIREIGDLAHELEFLYEGLGDGRLTAGPALAGLLQACHDRLAGMLEAVRERRPLQDGEALIAAIRDWCAGTPEVAAPQPSMPETVVPELPAERQAETGAAPVEPEPAVAMRAELPGGLLLAASDAFAAVAAAKVLPFVQRAAEAAREAAAQRAPQEMVRVPADLLESLVNLAGETSIFRGRVEQQVSDIVFTLAEMESTIERVRDQLRRLDTETQAQILSRYQAEAERAGYEDFDPLEMDRHSQLQQLSRSLFESASDLLDLKETLAARSRDAETLLLQQARVNTELQEGLMRTRMVPFERLLPRLRRVVRQVAGELGKPVEFSVGNAEGEMDRSVLERIVAPLEHMLRNAIDHGIEPAEARRAAGKPEQGSIRLELLREGGDILLTLADDGGGIRLDAVRRKAVERGLMKPDAQLSDHEVLQFILEAGFSTADRVTQISGRGVGMDVVHSEVKQLGGSMSIESTPGAGTRFLIRLPFTVSINRALMVLAGEDLYAVPLNTIEGIVRVAPRELEALYARRADGQKDQTGLEYAGKRYELRYLGELLDNGQQPRLAGQHMPLPVILMRSSEQAVAVQVDGLAGSREIVVKSLGPQFAVVPGISGATILGDGRVVVILDLLATLRERQASLQLISPIQPQAPAETEKERPLLVMVVDDSVTVRKVTGRLLERHGMDCMTAKDGADALAQLQERRPDVMLLDIEMPRMDGFEVAARVRHDERLKDLPIIMITSRTGEKHRDRALGLGVNEYLGKPYQEALLLETIRRLVKEPEAR from the coding sequence ATGGGTGATCGGCACGATTATGTCGCCTTGGAATGGGTCAAGGGCGAGATCGCGGAGACCCTGAAACAGGCCCGGCATGCCCTGGAGGCCTTTGTCGAGAGCCCGCAGGATCTATCGCGGATACGCTTCTGTCTGGCCTACATCCACCAGGTGCAGGGTACCCTGCAGATGGTCGAGTTCTATGGCGCGGCGCTGCTCGCCGAGGAAATGGAGCAGCTCGCCCAGGCCATGCTGGACGGCCGCACGGGGAGCCGCGGCGAGGCGCTGGAAGTGCTGATGCAGGCCATCCTGCAACTGCCGGTCTATCTTGAGCGGATCCAGACGGCGCGCCGCGACCTGCCGCTGGTGGTGCTGCCGCTGCTCAACGACCTGCGCGCCGCCCGCGGCGAGGGCCTGCTCTCGGAGGCCAGCCTGTTCACGCCCGATCTCCGTGGTCCTGCACCGCTGTCGGAGACGGCCCTGGCCGCCCTGCGCACTCCGGAGACCGCGACCCTGCTGCGCAAGCTGCGACAGATGCTGCAACTGGCGCTGGTCGGGGTCATCCGCGATCAGGACGTGCGCACCAACCTGGGCTATCTGGCGAAGGTCTTCGCTCGTCTGGAAAGCCTGTGCCGCCAGGCGCCGCTCGGTCCCCTGTGGGAGATCGCCGCCGCGCTGGTCGAGGGCCTGAGCGATGGCAGCGTGAGCCAGGGCAGCGCCCTGCGCGATCTGCTGCGCCAGGTCGAGAAGGAGCTCAAGCGGCTGGTGGAGCAGGGCATCGACGGCATCAACCAGCCGGCGCCGGAGGAGTTGCTCAGAAGCCTGCTGTTCTACGTCGCCAAGGCTCCGGCCGGCGGTGCGCGCCTGCAGGCGCTGAAGGCGCGCTACCGGCTCGACGAGGTGCTGCCCGACAGCGGCGTGGTGGACGAGGAGCGCGCGCGCCTGGCCGGCCCGGACCGCGACGCGATGCGCTCGGTGGTCGCCGCCCTCTGCGAGGAGCTGGTGCGGGTCAAGGACAGCCTGGATCTCTTCGTGCGCAGCGACCGTCGCCAGCTCGCCGAGCTGGAGGCGCTGCTGCCGCCGCTCAAGCAGGTCGGCGACACCCTTGGCGTGCTCGGTTTCGGCCAGCCGCGCAAGATCGTCCTCGGCCAGCTCGAGACCATCCGCAACCTGGCCCAGGGCCGACAGGAGCCGGGCGATGCCGTGCTGATGGATGTCGCCGGGGCGCTGTTGTACGTCGAGGCGACCCTCGCCGGCATGGTCGGCACCGCCGAGGAGCGCAGCCGCGAGGAGCACCTGCTGCCCACCACCGACGTGGCGCAGATCCACCAGATGGTGATCAAGGAGGCGCGCACCGGCCTTGAACAGGCCAAGGACGCGATCATCGAGTTCATCGCCTCGCAGTGGAACCACGAACACCTGCAGCGCGTGCCGGTGCTGCTGACACAGGTCCGCGGCGGGCTGGCGATGATTCCGCTGGCCCGCGCCGCCGCACTGCTCGATGTCTGCAACCGCTACATCCAGGAGCAGCTGCTGGTCGGTCGGGTGGTCCCGGATTGGCAGAGTCTGGACACCCTGGCCGATGCCATCACCGGCATCGAGTATTACCTCGAGCGCCTGAGCGAGGACCACGGCAGCGCCAGCGAGCGGCTGCTCGACGTGGCCGAGGAAAGCCTGGCCAGCCTCGGCTATCCGCTGATGGCGCAGCCGTCGATCCTGGACCGCGATGTCGTGGCGCCAACCGAGGTCGAGCCGGCTCTGGCTCCAGCTTCGGTTGTGACCCAGTCGGTAGAGCCCGCCGGGCAGCTGGAAGTCACTGGGGCAGACCGGTCAGCGGTCGATGTGCCGGATGCGGTACCGGAGACGCCGGCCATGCCCGAGGCCGCGCCCCCGCAGGCCGCCAGCGAGGCCCCGGCTGCACCGGCCGGATCTGGCGAGCCGCAGCCGACCCTCGCCGAGGTGCTGGCGGCGCCCGTGCAGCCGATCAATCCACCGGCCGGCGAGGTGCCGGCGAGCCTGCTGCCGCCGCCGGCCGACGAGGCGCCGGTGGACGAGGACCTGCTCGAGGTGTTCATCGAGGAAGCCGGCGAGGTGCTGGAGACCCTCGGCGAATACTTCCCGCAGTGGTGTGCCGACAGTACGGACAAGGAGGCGCTGACCGAGGTCCGCCGTGCCTTCCATACCCTCAAGGGCAGCGGGCGCATGGTCCGTGCGCTGATCATCGGCGAGCTGGCCTGGTCCATCGAGAACCTGCTCAACCGGGTGATCGACCACAGCATCCAGCCGGCCGCCGCGGTGCAGCAGGCGGTGGCCGACGTGTTGGCGCTGATGCCGGCGCTGGTCGAGGAGTTCGCCGCCAAGGCGCAGTGCCAGCGCGACGACGTGGACCGCCTGGCGGCCATCGCCCACGCCCTGGCTCTCGGCCAGGAGCCGGCCCTGTCCGCCCAGGCCGGGCAGGCTGCCGCGCAGCCGGCCGCCGATGCAGCCGCCGAGGCGCTCGACCCGCAGTTGCTGGAAATCTTCCGCAACGAGGCGGTCACCCACCTGCAGACCCTCGATCGCTTCCTCGAAGCCTGCGCCCAGGAGTTGCCGCAGGGCGTCACCGACGATCTGCAGCGCGCCCTGCACACCCTCAAGGGCAGCGCACACATGGCCGGCCTCCTGCCGATCGCCGAGATCGCCATGCCGCTGGAGCGGCTGGTCAAGGAGTTCAAGACCAACCTGATCCTCATCGATCTGGCCGAGGTCGAGCTGCTCGAGCGCGCGGCGCAACTGCTGCGGCGCGGTCTGGAACAGCTCGACGGCCGGCCGCTGGCGCCCATCGAGGGCAGTGCGGCCTTTCTCGACGCGGTCAGGCGGCTGCATCAGGAGCGCCTCGAGGCGGCCAAGGAGGGCTGGCAGGACGACAGCGGCGAAGTACGCGACCCGCGGCAGATCGGCCGCTTCCTGGCCGAGGACATGGATACCCTGCTGGACGCCGAGGCTCTGCTGCGCCACTGGCGAGCCCGGCCGGAGCAGCCGCCGGCGCTCGCCGCATTGCTCGGCGAGCTGGACACCCTCGGTGCCGGCGCCCGGCAGGCCGAGCTGCCCCAGATCGATGCGCTCTGCCAGGCCCTGCTGGCCCTGTACGACGCCGTGCAGGCTGACCGCCTGAGCCCCGGCGAGCGCTTCTTCGACGAGGCCGAAGCCGCCCACGAGGCGTTGATCGGCATGCTCGACCAGGTCGCCGCCGCCCTGGAGGTGACGCCGCAGCCCGAGCGCGTGGCCGCCCTGCAGGCCCTGCTGGAGATGCCGGCCGAGCCGCAGCCGGGCGACGCGGATGAGTGCCAGGCGGAAAGGTCCGTAGCCGCTCCGGACGAGCCCGGGGCGGTGCTCGTCGAACCTGCATCCGGGCAGGTGGCCATGGTGCCGCTGGAGGCCTTGCCGGGCGAGACGCCAGAGTTGGCGGATGGCATGCAGGTGGACGAGCCATCCATCCCGCTGCTTCACGAGCTGGATCTCGCCGGTGCGGAGCCGCTCGAACGGGGCACGGCGGAAGCCGCAGGTCCCGAATCTTTGTCGCTGGTACCGCTCGAGGCCTGGCCGGTCGAGACGGCGGAGCCGGCACCTGCAGTTGCGGCGAGCGAGACGTCCGTGTCTGCCTTCCATGCGCTGGGCCTGGACGACCTGGGGCTGCCCGATGTGGAGCCGGGCGAGCTGGAAAGCGCCAGGCTGGAGTCCGAGCCGGCCGCCCCGACCTTCGACGCCATCCTGCCGGACGAGGCCGGTCCGGACGACGATCTGACCGCGCTGTTCCTCGAGGAGGCGGTCGATCTGCTGGACAGCGCCGCCCAGACGCTGCAGCGCTGGTTGCGCCAGCCGGAGGACAGCCTGGCGCTGACCGCCCTGCTGCGCGATCTGCACACCCTCAAGGGCGGCGCGCGGATGGCCGGTGTCGCGCCGATCGCCGATCTCGCCCATGAACTGGAGAGTCTCTACGAACACCTGCTGGCGCATGCCCATCCGGATCTGGCGGGGCTCGGCGAGCTGCTGGAGCGCAGCCACGACCGCTTGGCGCTGCTCGTCGAGCGACTGCAGGCCCGCTTGCCGCTCGGCGAGCCGCAGGAACTGATCCTGGCCCTGCAGGGCTGGCGCCGGCAGATCGCGGCGGCCAGCCCCGAGGCCCGCAGCCTTCTGGCCGAGGCGCTGGAGCCGGTGGTCCTCGAGTCGGCCGGCGAGGCGCCGGCATTCGCCGAACCCTTCGAGGCCGCCGTGGAGACAGCGCGATTCGACATGCCGCGGATCGATTTCTTCACCGGCGAGGACGCACCGACCGGTGCCACGGCTCCGCCGGTGCCATCGCCTGGAGTCGAGAGTCCGCCTCCGGGGTTCGTGGTGTCGGATTACGATCTCGAGCTGGTGGAGATCTTCCTCGAGGAAGGTTTCGACATCCTCGAAAGCGCCGCTACCGCCCTCCAGCACTGGCTGGAGAACACCACCGACCGTGCGGCCCTGGAAGCCCTGCAGCGCGACCTGCACACCCTCAAGGGTGGAGCGCGGATGGCCGAGATCCGCGAGATCGGCGATCTCGCCCACGAACTGGAGTTCCTCTACGAAGGACTCGGCGATGGCCGGCTGACGGCCGGCCCGGCGCTCGCCGGGCTGTTGCAGGCCTGCCATGACCGGCTCGCCGGGATGCTCGAGGCGGTACGCGAGCGGCGCCCGCTGCAGGATGGCGAGGCGCTGATCGCGGCGATCCGCGACTGGTGCGCCGGGACGCCGGAGGTCGCCGCTCCGCAGCCGAGCATGCCGGAGACGGTCGTGCCGGAACTGCCGGCCGAGCGGCAGGCCGAGACTGGCGCTGCGCCCGTGGAGCCCGAGCCGGCCGTGGCGATGCGGGCGGAACTGCCGGGCGGCCTGCTGCTCGCCGCCAGCGATGCGTTCGCCGCCGTCGCCGCGGCCAAGGTCCTGCCGTTCGTGCAGCGGGCCGCCGAGGCCGCCCGGGAAGCCGCCGCCCAGCGTGCGCCGCAGGAGATGGTCCGGGTGCCGGCGGATCTGCTGGAGAGCCTGGTCAACCTGGCCGGGGAAACCTCGATCTTCCGTGGCCGGGTCGAGCAGCAGGTGAGCGACATCGTCTTCACCCTGGCCGAGATGGAATCCACCATCGAACGGGTGCGCGACCAGTTGCGCCGGCTCGACACCGAAACCCAGGCGCAGATCCTCAGCCGCTACCAGGCCGAGGCCGAGCGCGCCGGCTACGAGGACTTCGACCCGCTGGAAATGGACCGTCACTCGCAGCTGCAGCAGCTGTCGCGCTCGCTGTTCGAATCCGCTTCCGACCTGCTCGACCTCAAGGAAACCCTGGCGGCGCGCAGCCGCGACGCCGAGACCCTGCTGCTGCAGCAGGCGCGGGTCAACACCGAGCTCCAGGAAGGCCTGATGCGCACCCGCATGGTGCCCTTCGAGCGCCTGCTTCCGCGTCTGCGCCGGGTGGTCCGGCAGGTCGCCGGCGAGCTGGGCAAGCCGGTGGAGTTCAGCGTCGGCAACGCCGAAGGGGAAATGGACCGCAGCGTGCTGGAGCGCATCGTCGCGCCGCTGGAGCACATGCTGCGCAACGCCATCGACCACGGCATCGAGCCGGCCGAGGCGCGCCGTGCCGCTGGCAAGCCGGAGCAGGGCAGCATCCGCCTGGAGCTGCTGCGCGAGGGCGGCGACATCCTGCTCACCCTGGCCGACGACGGCGGCGGCATCCGCCTCGATGCGGTGCGCCGCAAGGCCGTCGAGCGCGGGCTGATGAAGCCCGACGCCCAGCTGTCCGACCATGAGGTGCTGCAGTTCATCCTCGAGGCGGGCTTCTCCACGGCGGACCGGGTCACGCAGATCTCCGGGCGCGGCGTCGGCATGGACGTGGTGCACTCGGAGGTCAAGCAACTCGGCGGCTCGATGAGCATCGAATCGACCCCCGGCGCCGGAACCCGCTTCCTGATCCGCCTGCCGTTCACCGTATCGATCAACCGGGCGCTGATGGTGCTCGCCGGCGAGGACCTCTATGCAGTGCCGCTGAACACCATCGAGGGCATCGTGCGGGTGGCACCCCGCGAGCTGGAGGCGCTCTACGCGCGCCGCGCCGACGGCCAGAAGGACCAGACGGGGCTCGAGTACGCCGGCAAGCGCTACGAGCTGCGCTATCTCGGCGAGCTGCTGGACAACGGTCAGCAACCCAGGCTGGCCGGCCAGCACATGCCGCTGCCGGTGATCCTGATGCGCTCCAGCGAGCAGGCGGTGGCGGTGCAGGTGGACGGTCTGGCCGGCTCCCGCGAAATCGTGGTGAAGAGTCTCGGGCCGCAGTTCGCCGTGGTGCCGGGAATCTCCGGCGCGACCATCCTCGGCGATGGCCGGGTGGTGGTGATTCTCGACCTGCTGGCGACCCTGCGCGAGCGCCAGGCCAGCCTGCAGCTGATCTCGCCGATCCAGCCCCAGGCGCCTGCCGAGACCGAGAAGGAGCGGCCGCTGCTGGTAATGGTGGTGGACGATTCGGTCACCGTGCGCAAGGTCACCGGGCGCCTGCTGGAGCGCCACGGCATGGACTGCATGACCGCCAAGGACGGGGCCGATGCCCTCGCTCAGCTGCAGGAGCGGCGCCCGGACGTCATGCTGCTGGACATCGAGATGCCGCGCATGGACGGCTTCGAGGTGGCTGCCCGGGTGCGCCACGACGAGCGTCTCAAGGACCTGCCGATCATCATGATCACCTCGCGCACCGGGGAGAAGCATCGCGACCGCGCGCTCGGCCTCGGCGTCAACGAGTATCTCGGCAAGCCCTATCAGGAGGCGCTGCTGCTGGAAACCATCCGCCGGCTGGTCAAGGAGCCTGAAGCACGATGA
- a CDS encoding CheR family methyltransferase: MQPRGAWAMKTSAEMSAAEFRDWQRLLEQRCGLVLDEQRKRFLQIGLSARMGELGLSDYASYYRRVIDGPRGALEWLQLLDRLTVQETCFFRHAPSFALLERYLRARLAADGMQRPWAFWSVGCSTGEEPYSLAITAMEVLGGEVAAPAERFGVTATDISRSALEKLGRGLYPALKLERLDATLRERYFTAHPDGRYRILPGLASRVCGTRLNVLDLAKAPMSGMDVIFCQNLLIYFRRWRRREILNRLAERLAPGGLLVIGVGEVVGWQHPDLVPVADPLVLAFTRRG, translated from the coding sequence ATACAGCCAAGAGGCGCCTGGGCGATGAAAACCTCGGCCGAGATGTCCGCGGCCGAGTTCCGCGACTGGCAGCGCCTGCTCGAGCAGCGCTGCGGCCTGGTGCTCGACGAGCAGCGCAAGCGCTTCCTGCAGATCGGCCTGAGCGCCCGCATGGGCGAACTGGGCCTGAGCGACTACGCCAGCTACTACCGACGGGTCATCGACGGGCCGCGGGGCGCGCTGGAGTGGCTGCAATTGCTCGACCGCCTGACCGTCCAGGAAACCTGCTTCTTCCGCCATGCGCCATCGTTCGCATTGCTCGAGCGTTATCTGCGTGCGCGCCTGGCGGCGGACGGGATGCAGCGCCCCTGGGCCTTCTGGAGCGTCGGCTGCTCCACGGGCGAGGAGCCCTACTCGCTGGCCATCACCGCCATGGAAGTGCTGGGCGGCGAGGTCGCGGCCCCGGCCGAGCGCTTCGGCGTCACGGCCACCGACATCAGCCGCAGCGCCCTGGAAAAGCTGGGCCGCGGGCTGTATCCGGCGCTCAAGCTGGAGCGCCTCGATGCAACGCTGCGCGAGCGCTATTTCACCGCCCACCCGGACGGGCGCTACAGGATTCTGCCGGGGCTGGCGTCGCGCGTATGCGGCACTCGCCTCAACGTGCTGGACCTGGCCAAGGCGCCGATGTCCGGCATGGACGTCATTTTCTGCCAGAACCTGCTGATCTACTTTCGTCGCTGGCGTCGCCGCGAGATCCTCAACCGGCTGGCCGAGCGCCTGGCACCGGGTGGACTCCTGGTGATCGGAGTGGGCGAGGTGGTCGGTTGGCAGCATCCGGACCTGGTGCCGGTGGCCGACCCTCTGGTACTGGCCTTCACCCGCAGGGGGTAG
- a CDS encoding methyl-accepting chemotaxis protein — translation MQRHNTDSLWMSLRSSAWLAGFFAVLIVSIILLFAIFTYLNTQAVNDQQYIAHAGELRVLSQRIATNAGEAAAGNGPAFALLKESSMDFEQRWNTLKNGDEKNDLPPAPFSVQDTMAAVQADWDSLKTNSATILASQKAILSLHAVAATLTETVPQLQAEYEKVVESLVAGGAPAVQVALAQRQALLAERILASVKMVLAGGKDAIEAANRFGDDTGEFGRVLNGMRHGNPAQGISRVSDPRALERLAGIAELFQFVTGSVDEILEASPELLQVRESVDAVFAVSQTLLDKAKTLALSLEGLADERELTSVAGYVLVVLMVAAIVMIALVMMQGTRQRLIETAEKNERNQAAILRLLDEIADLADGDLTVAATVTEDFTGAIADSINYSIDQLRELVETINQMAQQVASSAQEAQATAMHLAEASEHQAQEIAGASAAVNEMAVSIDQVSANAAESSAVAERSVAIANKGNEVVHNTITGMDNIREQIQDTSKRIKRLGESSQEIGDIVSLINDIADQTNILALNAAIQAAMAGDAGRGFAVVADEVQRLAERSSAATKQIEALVKTIQTDTNEAVISMEQTTTEVVRGARLAQDAGVALEEIEKVSKTLAALIQNISNAARQQASSAGHISNTMFVIQEITSQTSAGTSATAMSIGSLAKLASEMRKSVSGFTLPETADTL, via the coding sequence ATGCAAAGACACAACACGGACTCTCTATGGATGAGCCTGCGCAGCAGCGCCTGGCTGGCCGGATTCTTCGCAGTCCTGATCGTTTCCATCATTCTGCTGTTCGCCATCTTCACCTACCTCAACACCCAGGCGGTCAACGACCAGCAATACATCGCCCATGCCGGCGAGCTGCGCGTACTGTCCCAGCGCATCGCCACGAACGCCGGCGAGGCGGCGGCCGGCAACGGGCCGGCCTTCGCCCTGCTCAAGGAGTCCAGCATGGACTTCGAGCAGCGCTGGAACACCCTCAAGAATGGCGACGAGAAGAACGACCTGCCGCCGGCACCCTTCTCGGTGCAGGATACGATGGCGGCGGTGCAGGCCGACTGGGACTCCCTGAAGACCAACAGCGCCACCATCCTCGCTAGCCAGAAGGCCATCCTGTCCCTGCATGCGGTGGCGGCGACCCTGACCGAAACCGTGCCGCAGCTGCAGGCCGAGTACGAGAAGGTGGTCGAAAGCCTGGTGGCCGGCGGCGCCCCGGCTGTCCAGGTGGCGCTGGCCCAGCGCCAGGCGCTGCTGGCCGAGCGGATTCTCGCCTCGGTGAAGATGGTGCTTGCTGGCGGCAAGGATGCGATCGAGGCCGCCAACCGCTTCGGCGACGACACCGGGGAATTCGGTCGCGTGCTCAACGGCATGCGTCACGGCAATCCGGCCCAGGGCATTTCCCGGGTCAGCGATCCCAGGGCGCTCGAGCGTCTGGCCGGAATCGCCGAGCTGTTCCAGTTCGTCACCGGTTCGGTGGACGAGATCCTCGAGGCCTCGCCGGAGCTGCTCCAGGTGCGCGAATCGGTCGATGCGGTCTTCGCCGTTTCCCAGACCCTGCTGGATAAGGCCAAGACCCTGGCCCTCAGCCTCGAAGGACTGGCCGACGAGCGCGAGCTGACCTCCGTGGCCGGCTACGTGCTGGTCGTGCTGATGGTGGCGGCCATCGTCATGATCGCCCTGGTCATGATGCAGGGCACCCGCCAGCGGCTGATCGAAACCGCGGAGAAGAACGAGCGCAACCAGGCCGCGATCCTGCGCCTGCTCGACGAGATCGCCGACCTCGCCGACGGCGACCTGACCGTGGCGGCGACCGTGACCGAGGACTTCACCGGCGCCATCGCCGACTCCATCAACTACTCCATCGACCAGCTGCGCGAACTGGTGGAGACCATCAACCAGATGGCGCAGCAGGTGGCCAGCTCCGCCCAGGAAGCCCAGGCGACCGCGATGCACCTGGCCGAGGCCTCCGAGCACCAGGCCCAGGAAATCGCCGGCGCCTCGGCGGCGGTCAACGAAATGGCGGTGTCCATCGACCAGGTATCGGCAAACGCCGCGGAATCCTCGGCGGTGGCGGAGCGCTCCGTGGCCATCGCCAACAAGGGCAACGAGGTGGTGCACAACACCATCACCGGCATGGACAACATCCGCGAGCAGATCCAGGACACCTCCAAGCGGATCAAGCGCCTCGGCGAGTCCTCCCAGGAGATCGGCGACATCGTCAGCCTGATCAACGACATCGCCGATCAGACCAACATCCTCGCCCTGAACGCTGCGATCCAGGCGGCCATGGCCGGCGATGCGGGCCGCGGCTTCGCGGTGGTGGCCGACGAGGTGCAGCGTCTCGCCGAGCGCTCCTCGGCGGCGACCAAGCAGATCGAGGCGCTGGTGAAGACCATCCAGACCGATACCAACGAGGCGGTGATCTCCATGGAGCAGACCACCACCGAAGTGGTCCGCGGTGCCCGTCTGGCGCAGGACGCCGGGGTCGCCCTGGAAGAGATCGAGAAGGTCTCAAAAACCCTCGCCGCGCTGATCCAGAACATCTCCAACGCGGCGCGCCAGCAGGCCTCCTCGGCCGGCCACATCTCCAACACCATGTTCGTGATTCAGGAGATCACCTCGCAGACCTCCGCCGGTACCAGCGCCACCGCCATGAGCATCGGCAGCCTGGCCAAGCTGGCCAGCGAGATGCGCAAGTCGGTGTCCGGCTTCACCCTCCCGGAAACCGCGGACACGCTCTGA
- a CDS encoding chemotaxis protein CheW: protein MSPADTPFQLLLEIDRRCRSLAAVLPAQQETAQSWTGIGFRMGERLFVASMGEVSEVLHEPRYTPLPGVKSWVRGVANVRGRLLPIMDLCEFFGREAASLRKQRRVLVVDCQEVFAGLIVDEVYGLQHFPVETFAERLPPLEATIQPFILGVFQCEQPWLVFSPHALARNASFLDVASRH, encoded by the coding sequence ATGTCGCCTGCAGACACGCCCTTTCAACTCCTGCTCGAGATCGACCGGCGTTGCCGTTCGCTGGCCGCCGTGCTGCCTGCCCAGCAGGAGACGGCGCAGAGCTGGACCGGCATCGGCTTCCGCATGGGCGAGCGGCTGTTCGTCGCATCCATGGGCGAGGTGAGCGAGGTGCTGCACGAGCCGCGCTACACCCCGCTGCCGGGCGTGAAGAGCTGGGTGAGGGGGGTGGCCAACGTGCGCGGGCGCCTGCTACCGATCATGGACCTGTGCGAGTTCTTCGGCCGCGAGGCGGCGTCCCTGCGCAAGCAGCGCCGGGTTCTGGTGGTGGATTGCCAGGAGGTGTTCGCCGGACTGATCGTCGACGAGGTCTACGGCCTGCAGCACTTTCCGGTGGAGACCTTCGCCGAGCGGCTGCCGCCTCTGGAGGCGACGATCCAACCGTTCATCCTCGGGGTGTTCCAGTGCGAGCAGCCATGGCTGGTGTTCAGTCCACACGCACTGGCACGCAATGCCAGCTTTCTCGACGTGGCGTCGCGGCACTAG
- the pilH gene encoding twitching motility response regulator PilH has protein sequence MARILIVDDSPTEMYKLAAMLEKHGHSVLKAENGADGVALARQEKPDAVLMDIVMPGLNGFQATRQLTKDTETSHIPVIIVTTKDQETDRVWGKRQGARDYLTKPVEENTLLKTLNAVLVG, from the coding sequence ATGGCTCGAATTCTGATTGTCGATGACTCGCCGACCGAGATGTACAAGCTGGCCGCCATGCTCGAGAAGCACGGGCACAGTGTGCTCAAGGCGGAGAACGGTGCCGATGGCGTGGCCCTGGCCCGCCAGGAGAAACCGGACGCCGTGCTGATGGATATCGTCATGCCGGGTCTCAACGGTTTCCAGGCGACCCGCCAACTGACCAAGGACACCGAGACCAGCCATATCCCGGTGATCATCGTCACCACCAAGGACCAGGAGACCGACCGGGTCTGGGGCAAGCGCCAGGGCGCCCGCGACTACCTGACCAAGCCGGTGGAAGAGAACACCCTGCTCAAGACCCTGAACGCCGTGCTGGTCGGCTGA